The Pagrus major chromosome 17, Pma_NU_1.0 genome includes a region encoding these proteins:
- the mroh1 gene encoding maestro heat-like repeat-containing protein family member 1 isoform X1, protein MDETDVEQVTLALLDAATDKDSEVQEQVRKSMLTLGKQQPDRVLAMCQDYLLKHPKLLVTHRVVILQTIELIVGCRIEEISYPRIKSIISLASDEMTRSKDVIPDWQQAASNILVAVGNKHINDIMEEILSKFQPGLLPHFFVVQTLANLSDSNVYGMVPFLNAILGTMLPMLNMAKQDNMKWVFSSALCHFSDSILEYLANLDKAPDPTVRKDTFSSEIYAAFDILFNNWLQSRESKLRLTVAEALGSMCHLMASDKLEEQIPKLIPAILSLYKKNNEHYVISKSLCQVLDASVNMGSRVLETQLDSLLFALHQQVSAPVDYSNPPTVKNHNEVLRCFSILANSFPDRLVMFVLQKLENSNERSRVGSLAVLRHLINSTTSTMEGKKLLILASIRQPMADHSNKVKKRVVQVISAMAHHGYLELEGGELLVRFIVQHCALHDTYKRGHRPTDPEEVTNEALRTMCDNTLHLLTTTVGQLADVLWPKLLYFLTPPQFSNATTPLCKSLIVLGNKKKNNQEPSFNIDFTQEVNLPSPQTLMVRLLVNAAFPFRDRGHGAPSLSLLQTLSNNIHPNTETFWEKEIPSLLSILEESTAESLDKKHWNEKLLKLLSKTLATIDDDKWVCQLAAEATRYLSTYNNAIEEKSFLYQCIGVTLQQCFNKEVVKKQLQEVLLTARHNDAVEREGVAMGVGLCANSHLEGTLAKLDEFGKSDAFKKSPSIFNLLKERNDVEVEKVKSTLILCYGQVALNAPPEKILNRIDQDILRSISKHFNTKVLGIKVETKDLTMKLSLIQSVGLIAKAISECVKKQGYVFSRKQELITVMLDFIKAEPADSMRTPVRHLVMTTCANLMPLDPALSENESFDLLKVCVNSVFSLPPETHTPEKTKEEDILDPKQRKALYKDTLAALQELLKSVLARDPTPDGLQSVFKHIESWLSSGQDHERERAVTATAHILAYYLDNLTVKNMVSFHNLGALLGRLSPRCSDPHPAVRTAAIDCIYTLLYIQLRYEGFSLDYKDDAVDSLLPLKDRLENPDHSVLYKACSDLTKVMSKRLPQQQLTTLVFMLFEGLVDSQTNCCRASSVILNTLLKNRGGGLQELVPEMLEVLHVRLQSITEEQVRVAAGQTVLILASQHLQIVVNTLVNQPLPFDSWTSEMWMALGADPIVANQIIEMVMEKIAIMAPYIDRKESMIRGGTTKVATNQPLAMTCGLKELLLNGQSQEPAVALFPRLFSCLTVRLGASVGVSAPKDNNTKHAASVHVAGVAADALRILLARAQLDEVMKRLDEDKAWDLIKEPNTHITGVTLLARAMSKHAGPRLPSIVECLCPSLNNIYECQRVTVTAFFSELLNHHVVTELMLIDVLMNNMMERISDPCCTVRMLSVRGLGNIAEGSPEKVNKYAKELLAAMSSGMEEKDDPGKLITLEAMSGLSKVLLYLDKKNVHLLVVYIFMKIKPFLESENDEIRCASIHLMGNLSKFGSGEPVFKDQIHNVLVSLLLHLVDPNPQVVKACKFAMRVCAPVVGSEQITTMFQNHLHEDKSLHYGEFINDLTKYLIQDFPGMLNFYHISVIQFFKSNWPEVRAGAAMFIGFLLGNLPEEHLSHLNMGTITKGLVMLLQDPDPVVRVKAAEAMGHFH, encoded by the exons ATGGATGAGACAGATGTGGAAC AGGTGACCCTGGCTCTGCTAGATGCAGCCACCGATAAAGACTCAGAGGTCCAGGAGCAAGTCAGAAAGTCTATGTTGACTTTGGGTAAACAGCAGCCAGACAGAGTGTTGGCCATGTGTCAGGACTACCTTCTGAAACACCCAAAG TTGCTGGTGACCCACAGAGTTGTGATTCTTCAGACTATTGAGCTGATTGTGGGCTGCAGGATAGAGGAGATCAGTTACCCCAGGATAAAAAGCATCATCTCCTTGGCCTCAGATGAGATGACCCGATCAAAG GATGTCATCCCTGACTGGCAGCAGGCAGCCAGTAATATCTTGGTTGCTGTGGGTAACAAGCACATCAATGACATCATGGAGGAGATACTTAGCAAGTTTCAGCCGGGGCTCCTACCTCATTTCTTTGTAGTCCAGACACTAGCCAACCTTTCTGACTCCAATG TTTATGGCATGGTCCCCTTCCTGAATGCTATTCTGGGCACCATGTTGCCCATGTTGAACATGGCCAAACAGGACAACATGAAGTGGGTCTTCTCTTCAG CTCTGTGTCATTTCAGCGACAGTATCTTGGAGTACCTTGCCAACCTGGACAAGGCTCCAGATCCTACAGTCAGAAAAGACACATTCTCCAGTGAAATATACGCTGCCTTTGACATCCTGTTCAATAATTGGTTGCAAAGCAGGGAGTCTAAG TTGAGGCTAACAGTAGCCGAGGCACTGGGCTCTATGTGCCATCTAATGGCCAGTGATAAACTGGAGGAGCAGATTCCTAAACTCATTCCTGCCATCTTGTCACTgtacaagaaaaacaatgagCACTATGTCATTAGCAAG AGTCTGTGCCAAGTACTTGATGCTTCAGTCAACATGGGCAGCAGGGTGCTGGAGACACAGCTGGACAGTCTACTCTTTGCACTGCATCAACAG GTGTCTGCCCCTGTTGATTACAGTAACCCTCCTACTGTCAAGAACCACAACGAGGTCCTTCGCTGCTTCAGCATACTAG CCAACTCCTTTCCAGACCGGCTGGTCATGTTTGTTCTTCAGAAGTTGGAGAACAGTAATGAGCGAAGCAGGGTGGGTTCCCTGGCAGTCCTCCGTCACCTCATCAACTCCACCA cttcCACAATGGAGGGTAAGAAACTACTGATTCTGGCCAGCATCAGACAACCAATGGCCGATCACAGCAACAAG GTCAAGAAGCGTGTGGTCCAGGTGATCAGTGCAATGGCTCATCATGGCTACCTGGAGTTAGAGGGAGGGGAGTTATTGGTTCGATTCATTGTTCAACACTGTGCCTTACATGACACATATAAG cGAGGCCACAGGCCCACAGATCCAGAGGAGGTGACTAATGAGGCACTGAGGACGATGTGTGACAACACCCTTCATCTCCTGACCACAACTGTCGGACAACTAGCTGAC GTGCTATGGCCAAAGCTGCTGTACTTTCTGACACCTCCACAATTCAGCAATGCCACCACTCCTCTGTGTAAGAGTCTGATAGTGCTGggcaacaagaagaaaaataaccagGAGCCCAGCTTCAACATAGACTTTACACAAGAAG TCAATCTGCCCTCTCCTCAAACACTAATGGTCAGACTGCTG GTGAATGCAGCGTTCCCGTTCAGAGACAGAGGTCATGGAGCTccgtccctctctctccttcaaaCGCTCAGTAACAACATTCACCCCAACACAGAGACATTCTGGGAGAAAGAGATACCTTCTCTGCTTTCTATTCTAGAGG AGTCAACTGCAGAGAGCCTGGATAAGAAGCACTGGAATGAAAAGTTGTTGAAG CTCTTGTCGAAAACTCTGGCTACTATTGATGATGACAAGTGGGTGTGTCAGTTGGCAGCTGAGGCAACAAGGTACCTCTCCACATATAACAACGCCATAGAGGAGAAG AGTTTCCTGTACCAGTGTATAGGAGTGACTCTCCAACAGTGTTTCAATAAGGAGGTGGttaaaaaacagctgcaggaaGTCCTGCTGACAGCACGCCACAATGACGCTGTCGAAAGAGAG GGAGTTGCAATGGGCGTTGGTCTTTGTGCCAACAGCCACTTAGAGGGAACTCTGGCCAAGCTGGATGAGTTCGGCAAATCGGACGCCTTCAAGAAGTCACCAAGCATCTTCAATCTTCTCAAA GAGCGTAATGACGTGGAGGTGGAGAAGGTGAAAAGCACATTAATCTTGTGTTATGGTCAAGTGGCTTTGAACGCACCTCCAGAGAAGATTCTGAACCGCATTGATCAAGACATCCTTCGCAGCATCAGTAAACACTTCAATACCAAG GTTCTGGGGATTAAAGTAGAGACAAAG GATCTGACTATGAAGCTCAGTTTGATCCAGAGTGTTGGGCTCATCGCCAAAGCCATCAGCGAGTGTGTGAAGAAACAAGGCTACGTCTTCTCTCGCAAACAGGAGCTCATTACTGTTATGCTG GATTTTATCAAGGCAGAGCCTGCGGATTCAATGAGGACTCCAGTACGCCATCTTGTGATGACCACCTGTGCCAACCTAAT GCCTCTGGATCCTGCGCTGAGTGAGAATGAGAGCTTTGATTTGTTAAAGGTGTGTGTGAACAGCGTGTTCTCTCTgccacctgaaacacacactcctgagaaaaccaaagaagaagacaTACTGGACCCCAAGCAGAGGAAG GCGCTGTACAAAGACACATTGGCTGCGCTGCAGGAGCTGCTCAAAAGTGTACTGGCCAGGGATCCCACACCTGACGGCCTGCAGAGTGTCTTCAAG CACATTGAATCATGGCTGAGCTCCGGACAGGAccacgagagagagagagccgtCACAGCCACTGCTCACATACTGGCTTACTACCTGGATAACCTGACTGtcaag AACATGGTGTCGTTCCACAACCTTGGAGCTCTGCTGGGTCGTCTGTCTCCGCGATGTTCTGACCCTCACCCAGCTGTACGCACTGCAGCTATTGACTGTATATACACACTGCTTTATATACAGCTACGCTATGAAG GTTTCTCCCTTGATTATAAGGATGACGCTGTTGACAGTCTGTTGCCACTAAAAGACCGACTGGAAAACCCGGACCACTCAGTTCTATACAAGGCCTGCTCAGATCTCACCAAG gtgatGAGTAAGCGTctgcctcagcagcagctgacgACATTGGTGTTCATGCTGTTTGAAGGGCTGGTCGACAGTcagacaaactgctgcagagCTTCATCTGTCATCTTAAATACTCTGCtgaagaacagaggaggaggcctTCAAGAGCTG GTCCCAGAAATGCTGGAGGTGCTACATGTACGTCTTCAGAGCATCACAGAGGAGCAG GTGAGAGTGGCAGCAGGACAGACGGTACTAATCCTGGCTTCTCAGCATCTACAGATTGTTGTCAATACACTAGTTAACCAACCGCTTCCTTTTGACAG ctGGACCAGTGAGATGTGGATGGCCTTGGGAGCGGACCCCATCGTAGCCAATCAGATCATTGAAATGGTGATGGAGAAGATTGCCATCATGGCGCCCTACATCGACAGGAAGGAGTCAATGATCAGAGGAGGGACAACAAAGGTGGCCACCAATCAGCCGCTAGCT aTGACATGTGGTCTCAAAGAACTGTTACTAAATGGCCAGAGTCAGGAGCCGGCAGTCGCTCTGTTTCCTCGGCTCTTCTCGTGTCTCACCGTCAGACTGGGAGCGAGTGTTGGAGTCTCAGCACCGAAGGACAACAACACTAAACATGCTGCGTCTGTCCATGTAGCAGG GGTAGCAGCTGATGCTCTGCGAATCTTGTTGGCACGGGCCCAGTTAGATGAGGTCATGAAGAGACTGGATGAAGATAAGGCCTGGGACTTAATAAAAGAACCAAATACACACATTACTGGAGTTACACTGCTGGCAAG GGCGATGTCTAAGCATGCTGGTCCCAGGTTGCCCTCCATTGTGGAGTGTCTTTGTCCCTCATTGAACAACATCTACGAATGCCAGAGAGTCACCGTCACTGCTTTCTTCTCTGAG CTTTTAAACCATCACGTGGTGACGGAGTTGATGTTAATAGATGTCTTAATGAACAACATGATGGAGCGGATATCAGATCCCTGCTGCACTGTCCGCATGTTGTCTGTGCGGGGGCTGGGCAATATAGCTGAGGGATCACCTGAAAag GTGAACAAATATGCCAAGGAGCTGCTGGCAGCCATGAGTTCAGGCATGGAGGAGAAAGACGATCCAG GTAAGCTGATTACGCTTGAAGCCATGTCGGGTCTTTCTAAAGTCCTCCTCTATCTGGACAAGAAGAATGTCCACTTACTAGTGGTCTACATCTTCATGAAGATTAAACCATTCTTGGAAAGT GAGAATGACGAGATCCGCTGTGCTTCCATCCATCTCATGGGGAACCTGTCCAAGTTTGGCTCAGGAGAGCCAGTGTTCAAAGACCAGATCCACAATGTTCTGGTCAGCCTGCTGTTACACCTGGTTGACCCAAACCCACAGGTGGTCAAG GCGTGTAAGTTTGCGATGCGAGTGTGTGCTCCTGTGGTGGGATCAGAGCAGATCACAACCATGTTTCAGAACCACCTCCATGAAGACAAGAGCTTACACTATGGAGAGTTCATCAACGACCTCACCAAGTACctg ATTCAGGACTTCCCTGGCATGCTGAACTTTTATCACATCTCAGTCATTCAGTTCTTCAAGAGCAATTGGCCTGAGGTCAGAGCAGGAGCCGCCATGTTCATAG GGTTTCTGCTAGGGAATCTTCCAGAGGAGCATCTGTCTCACCTGAACATGGGGACTATCACTAAAG GTTTGGTTATGCTGCTCCAGGATCCAGATCCTGTTGTGAGAGTGAAGGCTGCTGAGGCCATGGGACATTTCCACTAA
- the ccka gene encoding cholecystokinin a, which translates to MNVGICVCVLLAALSSSSLSLPSHTLSQRAEGEALPSDSLPPHHTRQARSAPAPPSGQLASYNQPKEGADARNNLSQLLARLISRKGSPYQTRSSLTSRASGLAPSHRIKDRDYLGWMDFGRRSAEEYEYSS; encoded by the exons ATGAATGTaggtatctgtgtgtgtgtcctcctggCTGCTCTGTCCAGCAGCTCCCTGAGTCTGCCCTCACACACTTTG TCACAGAGAGCCGAGGGCGAGGCTCTCCCATCAGACAGCCTGCCTCCACACCACACACGCCAGGCCCGCTCAGCTCCAGCGCCCCCCTCAGGGCAGCTCGCCAGCTACAACCAGCCCAAGGAGGGCGCAGACGCTCGAAACAACCTGAGCCAGCTACTGGCCAGACTCATCTCCAGGAAAg GCTCTCCCTACCAGACCAGATCCTCCCTCACCAGCAGAGCCAGCGGCCTCGCCCCCAGCCACAGGATAAAGGACAGAGATTACCTCGGCTGGATGGACTTTGGACGACGCAGCGCAGAGGAGTACGAGTACTCCTCCTAA
- the mroh1 gene encoding maestro heat-like repeat-containing protein family member 1 isoform X2, with protein MDETDVEQVTLALLDAATDKDSEVQEQVRKSMLTLGKQQPDRVLAMCQDYLLKHPKLLVTHRVVILQTIELIVGCRIEEISYPRIKSIISLASDEMTRSKDVIPDWQQAASNILVAVGNKHINDIMEEILSKFQPGLLPHFFVVQTLANLSDSNVYGMVPFLNAILGTMLPMLNMAKQDNMKWVFSSALCHFSDSILEYLANLDKAPDPTVRKDTFSSEIYAAFDILFNNWLQSRESKLRLTVAEALGSMCHLMASDKLEEQIPKLIPAILSLYKKNNEHYVISKSLCQVLDASVNMGSRVLETQLDSLLFALHQQVSAPVDYSNPPTVKNHNEVLRCFSILANSFPDRLVMFVLQKLENSNERSRVGSLAVLRHLINSTTSTMEGKKLLILASIRQPMADHSNKVKKRVVQVISAMAHHGYLELEGGELLVRFIVQHCALHDTYKRGHRPTDPEEVTNEALRTMCDNTLHLLTTTVGQLADVLWPKLLYFLTPPQFSNATTPLCKSLIVLGNKKKNNQEPSFNIDFTQEVNLPSPQTLMVRLLVNAAFPFRDRGHGAPSLSLLQTLSNNIHPNTETFWEKEIPSLLSILEESTAESLDKKHWNEKLLKLLSKTLATIDDDKWVCQLAAEATRYLSTYNNAIEEKSFLYQCIGVTLQQCFNKEVVKKQLQEVLLTARHNDAVEREGVAMGVGLCANSHLEGTLAKLDEFGKSDAFKKSPSIFNLLKERNDVEVEKVKSTLILCYGQVALNAPPEKILNRIDQDILRSISKHFNTKDLTMKLSLIQSVGLIAKAISECVKKQGYVFSRKQELITVMLDFIKAEPADSMRTPVRHLVMTTCANLMPLDPALSENESFDLLKVCVNSVFSLPPETHTPEKTKEEDILDPKQRKALYKDTLAALQELLKSVLARDPTPDGLQSVFKHIESWLSSGQDHERERAVTATAHILAYYLDNLTVKNMVSFHNLGALLGRLSPRCSDPHPAVRTAAIDCIYTLLYIQLRYEGFSLDYKDDAVDSLLPLKDRLENPDHSVLYKACSDLTKVMSKRLPQQQLTTLVFMLFEGLVDSQTNCCRASSVILNTLLKNRGGGLQELVPEMLEVLHVRLQSITEEQVRVAAGQTVLILASQHLQIVVNTLVNQPLPFDSWTSEMWMALGADPIVANQIIEMVMEKIAIMAPYIDRKESMIRGGTTKVATNQPLAMTCGLKELLLNGQSQEPAVALFPRLFSCLTVRLGASVGVSAPKDNNTKHAASVHVAGVAADALRILLARAQLDEVMKRLDEDKAWDLIKEPNTHITGVTLLARAMSKHAGPRLPSIVECLCPSLNNIYECQRVTVTAFFSELLNHHVVTELMLIDVLMNNMMERISDPCCTVRMLSVRGLGNIAEGSPEKVNKYAKELLAAMSSGMEEKDDPGKLITLEAMSGLSKVLLYLDKKNVHLLVVYIFMKIKPFLESENDEIRCASIHLMGNLSKFGSGEPVFKDQIHNVLVSLLLHLVDPNPQVVKACKFAMRVCAPVVGSEQITTMFQNHLHEDKSLHYGEFINDLTKYLIQDFPGMLNFYHISVIQFFKSNWPEVRAGAAMFIGFLLGNLPEEHLSHLNMGTITKGLVMLLQDPDPVVRVKAAEAMGHFH; from the exons ATGGATGAGACAGATGTGGAAC AGGTGACCCTGGCTCTGCTAGATGCAGCCACCGATAAAGACTCAGAGGTCCAGGAGCAAGTCAGAAAGTCTATGTTGACTTTGGGTAAACAGCAGCCAGACAGAGTGTTGGCCATGTGTCAGGACTACCTTCTGAAACACCCAAAG TTGCTGGTGACCCACAGAGTTGTGATTCTTCAGACTATTGAGCTGATTGTGGGCTGCAGGATAGAGGAGATCAGTTACCCCAGGATAAAAAGCATCATCTCCTTGGCCTCAGATGAGATGACCCGATCAAAG GATGTCATCCCTGACTGGCAGCAGGCAGCCAGTAATATCTTGGTTGCTGTGGGTAACAAGCACATCAATGACATCATGGAGGAGATACTTAGCAAGTTTCAGCCGGGGCTCCTACCTCATTTCTTTGTAGTCCAGACACTAGCCAACCTTTCTGACTCCAATG TTTATGGCATGGTCCCCTTCCTGAATGCTATTCTGGGCACCATGTTGCCCATGTTGAACATGGCCAAACAGGACAACATGAAGTGGGTCTTCTCTTCAG CTCTGTGTCATTTCAGCGACAGTATCTTGGAGTACCTTGCCAACCTGGACAAGGCTCCAGATCCTACAGTCAGAAAAGACACATTCTCCAGTGAAATATACGCTGCCTTTGACATCCTGTTCAATAATTGGTTGCAAAGCAGGGAGTCTAAG TTGAGGCTAACAGTAGCCGAGGCACTGGGCTCTATGTGCCATCTAATGGCCAGTGATAAACTGGAGGAGCAGATTCCTAAACTCATTCCTGCCATCTTGTCACTgtacaagaaaaacaatgagCACTATGTCATTAGCAAG AGTCTGTGCCAAGTACTTGATGCTTCAGTCAACATGGGCAGCAGGGTGCTGGAGACACAGCTGGACAGTCTACTCTTTGCACTGCATCAACAG GTGTCTGCCCCTGTTGATTACAGTAACCCTCCTACTGTCAAGAACCACAACGAGGTCCTTCGCTGCTTCAGCATACTAG CCAACTCCTTTCCAGACCGGCTGGTCATGTTTGTTCTTCAGAAGTTGGAGAACAGTAATGAGCGAAGCAGGGTGGGTTCCCTGGCAGTCCTCCGTCACCTCATCAACTCCACCA cttcCACAATGGAGGGTAAGAAACTACTGATTCTGGCCAGCATCAGACAACCAATGGCCGATCACAGCAACAAG GTCAAGAAGCGTGTGGTCCAGGTGATCAGTGCAATGGCTCATCATGGCTACCTGGAGTTAGAGGGAGGGGAGTTATTGGTTCGATTCATTGTTCAACACTGTGCCTTACATGACACATATAAG cGAGGCCACAGGCCCACAGATCCAGAGGAGGTGACTAATGAGGCACTGAGGACGATGTGTGACAACACCCTTCATCTCCTGACCACAACTGTCGGACAACTAGCTGAC GTGCTATGGCCAAAGCTGCTGTACTTTCTGACACCTCCACAATTCAGCAATGCCACCACTCCTCTGTGTAAGAGTCTGATAGTGCTGggcaacaagaagaaaaataaccagGAGCCCAGCTTCAACATAGACTTTACACAAGAAG TCAATCTGCCCTCTCCTCAAACACTAATGGTCAGACTGCTG GTGAATGCAGCGTTCCCGTTCAGAGACAGAGGTCATGGAGCTccgtccctctctctccttcaaaCGCTCAGTAACAACATTCACCCCAACACAGAGACATTCTGGGAGAAAGAGATACCTTCTCTGCTTTCTATTCTAGAGG AGTCAACTGCAGAGAGCCTGGATAAGAAGCACTGGAATGAAAAGTTGTTGAAG CTCTTGTCGAAAACTCTGGCTACTATTGATGATGACAAGTGGGTGTGTCAGTTGGCAGCTGAGGCAACAAGGTACCTCTCCACATATAACAACGCCATAGAGGAGAAG AGTTTCCTGTACCAGTGTATAGGAGTGACTCTCCAACAGTGTTTCAATAAGGAGGTGGttaaaaaacagctgcaggaaGTCCTGCTGACAGCACGCCACAATGACGCTGTCGAAAGAGAG GGAGTTGCAATGGGCGTTGGTCTTTGTGCCAACAGCCACTTAGAGGGAACTCTGGCCAAGCTGGATGAGTTCGGCAAATCGGACGCCTTCAAGAAGTCACCAAGCATCTTCAATCTTCTCAAA GAGCGTAATGACGTGGAGGTGGAGAAGGTGAAAAGCACATTAATCTTGTGTTATGGTCAAGTGGCTTTGAACGCACCTCCAGAGAAGATTCTGAACCGCATTGATCAAGACATCCTTCGCAGCATCAGTAAACACTTCAATACCAAG GATCTGACTATGAAGCTCAGTTTGATCCAGAGTGTTGGGCTCATCGCCAAAGCCATCAGCGAGTGTGTGAAGAAACAAGGCTACGTCTTCTCTCGCAAACAGGAGCTCATTACTGTTATGCTG GATTTTATCAAGGCAGAGCCTGCGGATTCAATGAGGACTCCAGTACGCCATCTTGTGATGACCACCTGTGCCAACCTAAT GCCTCTGGATCCTGCGCTGAGTGAGAATGAGAGCTTTGATTTGTTAAAGGTGTGTGTGAACAGCGTGTTCTCTCTgccacctgaaacacacactcctgagaaaaccaaagaagaagacaTACTGGACCCCAAGCAGAGGAAG GCGCTGTACAAAGACACATTGGCTGCGCTGCAGGAGCTGCTCAAAAGTGTACTGGCCAGGGATCCCACACCTGACGGCCTGCAGAGTGTCTTCAAG CACATTGAATCATGGCTGAGCTCCGGACAGGAccacgagagagagagagccgtCACAGCCACTGCTCACATACTGGCTTACTACCTGGATAACCTGACTGtcaag AACATGGTGTCGTTCCACAACCTTGGAGCTCTGCTGGGTCGTCTGTCTCCGCGATGTTCTGACCCTCACCCAGCTGTACGCACTGCAGCTATTGACTGTATATACACACTGCTTTATATACAGCTACGCTATGAAG GTTTCTCCCTTGATTATAAGGATGACGCTGTTGACAGTCTGTTGCCACTAAAAGACCGACTGGAAAACCCGGACCACTCAGTTCTATACAAGGCCTGCTCAGATCTCACCAAG gtgatGAGTAAGCGTctgcctcagcagcagctgacgACATTGGTGTTCATGCTGTTTGAAGGGCTGGTCGACAGTcagacaaactgctgcagagCTTCATCTGTCATCTTAAATACTCTGCtgaagaacagaggaggaggcctTCAAGAGCTG GTCCCAGAAATGCTGGAGGTGCTACATGTACGTCTTCAGAGCATCACAGAGGAGCAG GTGAGAGTGGCAGCAGGACAGACGGTACTAATCCTGGCTTCTCAGCATCTACAGATTGTTGTCAATACACTAGTTAACCAACCGCTTCCTTTTGACAG ctGGACCAGTGAGATGTGGATGGCCTTGGGAGCGGACCCCATCGTAGCCAATCAGATCATTGAAATGGTGATGGAGAAGATTGCCATCATGGCGCCCTACATCGACAGGAAGGAGTCAATGATCAGAGGAGGGACAACAAAGGTGGCCACCAATCAGCCGCTAGCT aTGACATGTGGTCTCAAAGAACTGTTACTAAATGGCCAGAGTCAGGAGCCGGCAGTCGCTCTGTTTCCTCGGCTCTTCTCGTGTCTCACCGTCAGACTGGGAGCGAGTGTTGGAGTCTCAGCACCGAAGGACAACAACACTAAACATGCTGCGTCTGTCCATGTAGCAGG GGTAGCAGCTGATGCTCTGCGAATCTTGTTGGCACGGGCCCAGTTAGATGAGGTCATGAAGAGACTGGATGAAGATAAGGCCTGGGACTTAATAAAAGAACCAAATACACACATTACTGGAGTTACACTGCTGGCAAG GGCGATGTCTAAGCATGCTGGTCCCAGGTTGCCCTCCATTGTGGAGTGTCTTTGTCCCTCATTGAACAACATCTACGAATGCCAGAGAGTCACCGTCACTGCTTTCTTCTCTGAG CTTTTAAACCATCACGTGGTGACGGAGTTGATGTTAATAGATGTCTTAATGAACAACATGATGGAGCGGATATCAGATCCCTGCTGCACTGTCCGCATGTTGTCTGTGCGGGGGCTGGGCAATATAGCTGAGGGATCACCTGAAAag GTGAACAAATATGCCAAGGAGCTGCTGGCAGCCATGAGTTCAGGCATGGAGGAGAAAGACGATCCAG GTAAGCTGATTACGCTTGAAGCCATGTCGGGTCTTTCTAAAGTCCTCCTCTATCTGGACAAGAAGAATGTCCACTTACTAGTGGTCTACATCTTCATGAAGATTAAACCATTCTTGGAAAGT GAGAATGACGAGATCCGCTGTGCTTCCATCCATCTCATGGGGAACCTGTCCAAGTTTGGCTCAGGAGAGCCAGTGTTCAAAGACCAGATCCACAATGTTCTGGTCAGCCTGCTGTTACACCTGGTTGACCCAAACCCACAGGTGGTCAAG GCGTGTAAGTTTGCGATGCGAGTGTGTGCTCCTGTGGTGGGATCAGAGCAGATCACAACCATGTTTCAGAACCACCTCCATGAAGACAAGAGCTTACACTATGGAGAGTTCATCAACGACCTCACCAAGTACctg ATTCAGGACTTCCCTGGCATGCTGAACTTTTATCACATCTCAGTCATTCAGTTCTTCAAGAGCAATTGGCCTGAGGTCAGAGCAGGAGCCGCCATGTTCATAG GGTTTCTGCTAGGGAATCTTCCAGAGGAGCATCTGTCTCACCTGAACATGGGGACTATCACTAAAG GTTTGGTTATGCTGCTCCAGGATCCAGATCCTGTTGTGAGAGTGAAGGCTGCTGAGGCCATGGGACATTTCCACTAA